The following are encoded in a window of Posidoniimonas polymericola genomic DNA:
- a CDS encoding GIY-YIG nuclease family protein has translation MTRLPRYWTYLLLSDRGETYAGYTSDLRRRLREHNSAENRGWTRGRRWRLAAAECYFDRASAVWVEKRLKRSRSFRQSWLRRSSFRRAWLSSANAHRSPLSRPKQ, from the coding sequence ATGACCCGCCTGCCACGCTACTGGACCTACCTGCTGCTCTCCGATCGGGGGGAGACCTACGCCGGTTACACGTCCGACCTGCGTCGTCGCCTGCGGGAGCACAACTCGGCCGAGAACCGCGGCTGGACGCGGGGGAGGCGGTGGCGATTGGCAGCCGCGGAGTGCTACTTCGATCGGGCCAGTGCGGTTTGGGTCGAGAAGCGGCTGAAGCGGTCCCGGTCGTTCCGCCAGAGTTGGCTGAGGCGTTCTTCATTCCGGCGAGCCTGGCTCTCATCGGCGAACGCTCATCGCAGCCCGCTGTCGCGTCCCAAGCAGTAG
- the repC gene encoding plasmid replication protein RepC, translated as MQQSLSTNSLYVHRGRIASDAYRRATLMADDFTGLEEGADRYALLLLVKKVGKQAGFTPRMIHLLDYYLAFTRDIDWEEGSRPVVYQSLSRTALDLGVSERQVQNLEKALFEAGAIGWNDSGNHKRYGQRCQETGRLLWAYGVDLTPLAYLREELETKLAEKRLYDDAWMATKRAISACRRQLRAHLAEWSAEEVHRTLEFVARYDEIAVQLRTHLDLAAIRLLLEAHESLLSALLDAMEVEAAEIGDLAQRASTPAKTAKGSSTSEPEFVHYKSTTQSSKATGSRPDSGLQESVAEAPATNDLVACSGLTHVTLAMAVGAASDRLAARLRHTPEWRDVVEAAYQLRPELGVSQASWGEACAVLGRTGAALCLLVTDRATLRSEDPVERPAAYFRGMVHRAERGELRLHRSLFGLLERDRSVA; from the coding sequence ATGCAGCAGTCACTCTCAACCAACTCTCTCTATGTTCACCGCGGCCGGATCGCTTCGGACGCCTACCGCCGCGCCACCCTCATGGCCGATGACTTCACCGGCCTGGAGGAGGGGGCCGATCGCTACGCTCTGCTCTTGCTCGTCAAGAAGGTCGGCAAGCAGGCCGGCTTTACGCCGCGGATGATCCACCTGCTCGACTACTACCTGGCGTTCACGCGGGACATCGACTGGGAGGAGGGGAGCCGGCCTGTCGTATATCAGTCGCTCTCGCGGACCGCCCTCGACCTCGGCGTCAGCGAACGCCAGGTGCAGAACCTGGAGAAAGCATTGTTCGAAGCCGGGGCGATCGGCTGGAACGACAGCGGCAACCACAAACGGTACGGGCAGCGTTGCCAAGAGACCGGCCGCCTGCTGTGGGCCTACGGCGTCGATCTGACGCCGCTTGCTTATCTGCGAGAAGAGCTTGAAACCAAGCTGGCCGAGAAGCGGCTCTACGACGACGCCTGGATGGCGACGAAGCGGGCCATCTCGGCGTGTCGGCGGCAGCTGCGGGCTCATTTGGCCGAGTGGTCGGCCGAGGAGGTGCATCGGACCCTTGAGTTTGTTGCTCGGTACGACGAGATCGCCGTGCAGCTACGCACGCATCTGGACTTGGCGGCTATACGTTTGCTCCTGGAGGCCCATGAAAGCCTGCTGAGCGCGTTGCTCGACGCGATGGAGGTTGAGGCTGCCGAGATCGGCGACTTGGCTCAGCGTGCTTCTACGCCCGCGAAAACAGCAAAAGGTTCATCCACGAGCGAACCGGAGTTCGTGCACTACAAATCTACCACCCAATCTTCCAAAGCTACTGGTAGTCGTCCCGACAGCGGCTTGCAGGAAAGCGTAGCGGAGGCGCCGGCGACCAACGACCTGGTGGCTTGCTCGGGGCTGACGCACGTGACACTCGCGATGGCGGTCGGTGCAGCGAGCGACCGGCTGGCGGCCCGGCTAAGGCATACCCCCGAATGGCGGGACGTTGTCGAGGCAGCTTACCAGTTACGGCCAGAGCTGGGCGTCTCGCAGGCGAGCTGGGGAGAGGCGTGTGCGGTGCTCGGCCGGACCGGGGCGGCGCTCTGCCTGCTGGTGACCGACCGGGCGACGCTCCGCAGCGAGGACCCGGTCGAACGCCCGGCCGCCTACTTCCGCGGCATGGTCCACCGGGCGGAGCGGGGCGAGCTGCGGCTGCACCGGTCGTTGTTTGGGCTGTTGGAGCGCGACCGGAGCGTCGCGTGA